The nucleotide window TTTCCCAGCTGCAAATAATTGCGGTACTCGGCCGGGTTATAAACTTCTGCCAGTAAAAATGCGTCGGGATTTTTGTGTTTAATCGATGAATTCAAATAGCTCCAAAATTCCACCGGCACCATTTCGGCCATATCAAACCGAAAACCGTCCACGCCTTTTGCCAACCAATATTCGGCAATCTGGCGGAATTTAATCCAGGAATCAGGAACTGATTTTCCCTGCCAGAATTGATAATGCGCCTGCACGGTTTTTTGTGCGTAAGCTGCAGGTAATTCGGGAAAATCTTTACTGCCATCGGGGCGAACGCCGTAATTGATTTTTACGGTTTCATACCAGTCATCAAATTTTGGTTGCGCAAGGCGCGAGCCATTGCCAGTCCACTTCGCGGGATTTTCAACAAACTTTCCATCGCTCAATGGATGCGCCTCGCCACCCAAAGGGCGATAATTATTCAGCGCTTCAGGCACATTAAATGGCTCGCCAACGACATAATAAAAATTATTATCGCGTGCGTGCTCCACTTGTGTGTTATCACGCGCACCAAAGTCTTCAACACCTGCGGGTTTACTAATGGAGTGATACGCGCGCGCAACATGGTTGGGCACTATATCAATAACCACTTTCATACCCTGCGCATGGGTGCGTGCAATCAATGCTTCAAATTCCTGCAAGCGATTGGCCGGATTCACTGCAAGGTCGGGATTTACGTTGTAATAATCTTTTACGGCATAAGGTGATCCGGCGCGGCCTTTGACTACATCGGGATCATCGTTACTGATACCGAAAGCAGTGTAATCGCGGATCACTGCATGATGCGGAACACCGGTGTACCACACGTGGCTTACACCCAGTTGTTTGAGTGATTGCAAGGCGGCATCGTTAATATCGTTGAATTTCCCAACACCATTTTCTTCCAGCGTGCCCCAGGGTTTATTGGTGGTGTTGGTATTGCCATACAAACGCGTGAAAATTTGGTAGACCACAGGTTTTCCTTGCGCATCCACTTTCTTTTCTGCATTGAGCTGCGGCGTGCTCGCACAAGACGCCAGCACCAACACCAAACCACCCATCATCATTTTTGTTTTCATTGCATTTCCTGCCAGAAAAATCCGATTCACAATCAACTGCATTATTGTAGTTCCAGAACCAGCGAGGTTTTGGCCGGCAAAACTAATGAATCGCTGACCGCTATTTTTTTATTAGCCAGTACATCGCGCATGGTTTTCTTTCCGTTCAGAAATTCTTTATAGGCAGCCAAAGAATGCGTGGTGTCTTGCTTGTTTTTATTTAACAACACCATGACGGCTTTATTATTCAAGTAGCGAACATACACATACACACCATTTTCCGGTGCGTAGTGGCGCAAATGCCCGCGATGAATCACCTCGGATTTTTTACGCCAGGTAAGCAAGGTTTTCATAAACTGCTGCGCTTCTTTTTCTTTACTGGTCAGCCCTTTTCCAGTGAACGCATTTTTACTATCACCTTTCCAACCACCGGGCATATCGGCGCGCACTGCGCCGTCGTCACGCTCTTTAGGGCTGGTCAGCAACACTTCCGAACCGTAATAAAATTGCGGAATACCGCGCATGGTTGCGCTGTAAATCATTGCAGTTTTGAATAAATCCACGTCTTCATTTAACACTGAATAAATACGCGAGGTGTCATGATTTTCCGGGAAGACCACTAAATTAAATGGATCAGCGTATACAAAATCATTTGCCAGCATTTCATACAGGCGGACAAGTCCTTTATCCCAACTCTCTTCTTCTACCAACACATGGCGCAAGGTTTCGTGGATAGGGAAATCCATAACGCTTGGCATATGCGATACATGTCCGCTTTTGTTTTCTTTGCCTCGCTGCCAATGTGCAACTACCGCCGGATTTGTACTCCACTCTTCACCCACAATATTAAACTGGGGGTATTCATCCATAATCGCTTTTGCCCAGCGCGATAAAAATTTTTCATCGGCGTAGCCGTAAGTATCCTCACGCACACCGCTCAGGCCTGCGTATTCAATCCACCACAAACTATTCTGGATTAAATAATTTGCCATTTGCGGATTGCGCTGGTTTAAATCCGGCATGGAATTAACGAACCAGCCATTCACAAACAGTTCTTTATCACGCGGGTCTGCATAAGGGTCTTGCACTGTGGTGCGGCGATGGTTAGTGAATTCGGGCGCACCTTGAAAATTAAGCCAATCGCTCGCGGGTAAATCTTTCATCCACCAATGCTCTGAACCTATGTGGTTAAGCACTATATCCTGAATAACACCTATGCCTTTTTGTTTTGCTTTTTGCACAAAGCGTTTGAAATCCTCATTAGTGCCGTAGCGCGCATCAATCAAATACAAATTGGTCGCGGCGTAACCGTGATAGGAATATTTCGGCTGGTTATTTTCAGTGAGCGGATTTGGCCAGATTTGGGTAAAGCCCATGCTGGCGATGTAATCCAGATGTTGCGTCATGCCTGCAATATCACCGCCGTGACGGCCGCCTTTATAATCGCGATTGGGCTGTTCGGTTAACCCCGGCATTGCATCGTTCGCCGGATTGCCGTTGGCAAAACGGTCGGGCGTGATTAAATAAATGGCATCTTTTGCAGAAAAACCCTGACGCTGTGCAGACTGTTTTTCGCGTGCAAGCAGCGCATATTCAAAACGACTTTGTGTTTCGCCATTGAGTTGGAATTCGATAGGAAATTTTCCGGGCTTGGTGTTAGCCGCAATATCGATAGTGACAAATACATAATTGGGGTTATCGGTTTTTACTACCGAAAGAATTTTTACACCGGGATAATCAATATGCGGCTGTGTTGCACTGATGTTATCGCCATGCACCATGAGCTCAACTTGATGGTACTTCATACCCACCCACCAGTTAGCAGGCTCCAGGTGGTGAATAGTATGTGACTGGGCGAATGCCGTCAGGGAGCAAAGTAATAGCAGCAAGGGAAGTAACCGCATCATTGTTATTCTCCTATTCATTTTTTTAATTTTTTTCAGTTGGCTCGCACTCATCAAACAAACCATTATTTAAAAATGAGTGAGGGCAGATAAAAAATCACCCACATGGCAAGCCATGCGGGTGATTGATTTGCTCAAGGTCGTACTGGCACTGCCATTACATCTTGTAGTTAACACCAAAGAAGTATTGACGGCCGAAGTACTGGATAGAACCGGTTTGCGCTTCAGTACCAAAGTAGGTTTTTGAAGGCTCATCAGTCAGGTTGTTCACCTGGAATACCAACTCAACGCCATTGTCGAATTCGTAAGACGCTTGATAGTCCACTACTGATTCATCGGCGTAGAACACTTCTTGCGTTTCAACGGCAACCTGGTTGGCCACAAATGCTTCGCGATAGCGATAGTTCAAACGCGTTGAGAAACCTTCGTAGTCATAGAACAGAGTTGCGCTCAAGTTGCTTGGTGACAAACCTGGCATACCGATATCTTTCTCTTCACCGCCCAGATTATTGATACGCTCAACGTCACTTTCAGTGTAGGAATAGCTGCTGCTCACACCCAAGCCAGACCAAATACCTGGCAAGAAATCGAAGGTTTGGGTGTAACCCAATTCAATACCCTGAATGTAGCCACCTTTGGTGTTGTTGTAGGCAGTTTGATATTCACCACCTGGCTTCAATGGATTACCAGTGTTGGGGTTGATATCCGGTACGTTGAAACCGAGTTCTTTGAAATCAACACCGCGCAGGGTAATGTTTTCAATGAACGATTCGATATCTTTGCGGAACAATGCAATAACGATTGCACCTTCGGTATCCGCAAAATAATGCTCGTACGACAGGTCATATTGATCAGCGTAGAAAGGATCAAGCAATGGGCTGGTATTGCCCCAGGCATTGAATCTGTCTTCACCGTCGATCCAGGAACCTGCACCGGATTTCAATTGGCTCACCGGTGGACGCGACATTACTTTTGCAGCAGCAAAACGAATGTTGTCCTGCTCTGTAATTTGGAAATTCAGGTTCAACGATGGCAAGTAATCGGTGTATTTCTGGCCGAGAGTGTTAGGCACGTAATCATTGCTAACAACACCGCGCTCATCGGCGATAGCTTCACCAGCGCCTGCACCAATTTGCAAATAACCGGTACTGGATTGATCAGATTCAACCACACGTACACCCAGGTTACCGGTCACAGGTGTTGAGCCCATTTCAGTTGCAAAATTCGCCATGACATAACCGGCAAGTACGTCTTCAGTCACAGTACCGGATTGGATCATGGTCCAGTTGTTGGCCCAGTTTGCAACAGGGTTCCAATCGCGGCCGCGAGCTTCTTCAACTGCAGCAACAGCTTCGTCAAAATCAATCGCAAGGAAGTTAGGCATGCCTTTGAGGTCGCCGCCGAATTTGACCACTTTTACCATGTCGTCAGTCAATTCAATCGGGAATTCAGAAGGATGGTTACCAAACTCTGAACCATAACCTTCCTGGCCGCGCTTACCGGTGTATTCACGTGAAGAGTTGCGAATGCCCGCTTCAACAGAAGTTACAAAACCGGATTCAAATTCGTACTTCACATCTACTTTTTGCGCATTGATTTCGTTGTGGGTAATGAACGGCCACTGACCCACTTCAGTTAACGCAATACGGTTCAAATCGGTGTAGTTTTGGTTAGCAGTAAAATCAGCTGGGCTCAAACCATTGTTTTTGTAGGTAATGGTTTCTGGTGAACGCACCGGATTAACAACACTGGTATCGTTGTACAACAGTGCACGGGTACCACCGTTTTGGAAATCGCCATCGGACTCAGAGAAAGACACGTCGGCATTAACGGTCCATTGATCCAATTTCCATTCAGCATTCAAACCATAGGATAAAACTTCCGCTTCGCGTGAGTCGTTATCGTTAACGGTAAATACCGCAAAGTTGGTTGTGCCATCACCAGATACGGTGCCGCCAATCATGCTGTTGTCAGAAATGATCGGGTTGGTAATGCTGTTGGCAGAGCCGAGTGTTTTTACACGGAAACCGCGCGCAAATGCTTCAGAATCTGCTTTGGTATTAAATACATCGCCTTTCAGAGTGAAGGTATCGCTCGGTGCCCATACGAAAGTACCGAGGTAACTATCGCGCTGCTCTTCACCGCCGCGCTGTTGCATTTCCATACCTTCGCTGATGAATTCATCACCGGCATCGCCATCGATATTGCCACGGCCATTGTATTGCAGACCAATATATTGGTTGGCAACACTTGGCGCGCTCAGCTTGGCGTAACCAAATGCAAGGCCAAGGGTATCGTCAGCAAATTTACCTTGGTAAGACGCATTGAAACGGTGGCCCAAATCAATTGCATCTTCTACTTCTGAAGTGCGGCTATTGGAGCTACCGCGGATTCCCATATTGAACGAGTGATCCTGGGTATTATTCAGTGGGTTAACGGTAGTCAGTTCGATACTGCCCGCAACACCACCTTCGATAAGCGATGCTTTTGGTGATTTGTAAACCGCCGCTTGTGAAATCAATTCAGACGGATATACATCAAATTCAATTTTACGGCCGGCAATAGGGCCGGTACTGGTACTGACTTGTTCGCGACCATTCATGGTGGCGAAAACAAAATCACCGCTCATACCGCGAATGTTCAATTCACTGGCTTGACCACCGGTGCGCACAGAGGTGACACCAGGCAAACGCGACAGCGAGTCAGCGATAGAAACATCGGGCAAACCGCCGATATCATCAGCAGAAATTGCTTCAATAACAGTATCGGAATTACGTTTTGCATCAATTGCATTCAAAACGCTTTGACGGAAACCGGTAACAACAACTTCTTCAACTTCTTTCTCTGCCGCAGCAGATTGGGCTTGAGTTTGAGCATAAACAGTAGACGAGCCCGCTACCATAGCCATGGTAGTGGCCAGTGCGAACATGTGGTTAAACGATGGCTTTTTCATGATTTTATCTCTCCGCGGAGGTATAGCTTTTATTGTTAACATATTGCGTGAACGACGCTCCTTCTTACGCAATACGGGGAAATATGCGCAACACAGAATGGTTCTGTCGTTGAAATGATGGTAGGCCTTTGGTATCGACTCTCACAATAGAATGCATACGTATTCAAAAGACCGCATACGTATGCAATCACAAAAATAACGGAACCAATACCAAAGTGGTTTTGCGGAGCTACGCCTGGGCTGTATGTTTTTCCGTTCAGGCGGCTTTTACAGCAGCCTTTTCCAGCAGTGAAAGCTGCTCCATGTGCGGCCTGAAATTCAGCGCGCAACCACGGATATACGCATGCACTTTTTCCACATCGTATTGGTGTGCCAACTCATTACCGGGTTTTAATTGCGCCTGTGTTGGATAAATCCCTTTTCCTGCCAGCAGGCAGCTCCAGGAGACGTTCGGGAAGTAGGCATCCAGCTTTTGCCGTTCCAATTCATCAGTGATATTTTTGCCTTGTATCCAGCTGGTCAAAATCGCGCGCAGGGAGTTGGAAATTTTTTCATTGCGCCCGTTTTCAATCCAATAATCAGTATCGGTACGCGATGAAATACGGTAATGACACACAATGTAATCGCGCACCGCATCAAAGCGCGCATTAATGCGGTTATTAAAATCCTGGCGAAATTGGTCGGTATAGTTGCCGTTGTTATAAGCCTCAATAAAACGCGCAACAGTTTCTTGCACCATATCCAACGCCGTCGCTTCCAGTGGCTCAATAAAACCCTGCGCCAAGCCCACCGCCAAACAGTTTTTATGCCACTGTTCGGATACGCGCCCAACTTTAAATTTCAAATGGCGCGCTTCTATATCCGCATCCAGTAAACCCAAATGCGCACGGAATTCTGTTTCGGCTTTATCTTTATCGCAAAAACGCGCGCTATACACATAACCATTGCCATTGCGGTGAGTGAGCGGAATTTTCCACGCCCAACCGTATTTCATTGCGGTCGCAATGGTTTGTACATCAATGTTATCTTGCTGCGGCGTTGGAAATACCACAGCGGAATCATTAAACAAACTTTCTGCACAGCTGATAAACGGCACCTGCAATGCTTTTTGCAATAGCTCACTGTTAAAGCCAGTGCTATCTACATAAATATCGGCGCTAAGTTCTTGCCCATCGCGCATCTTGAGTGAGCGGATGCTGCCATCATCTGCCAATATCACTTCTTGCAATGTAGCCTGTATGTATTTCACGCCTTTACGCGCGGCAACTCGCGCTAAAAATTTGCCGAGCAAGGCAGAGTCAAAGTGATAGCCGTAATTAATTTCAAACGGAAAATTAGGCGGCGCAATCGGCGCTAGTTTTTGCCGCGCCAATTCGGTTGCCAAAAAGAAATGATTGGGGTGCCCTTCAAGATCAACACCGTTACGGCGCAAATGACTGTTATGAAAAAAAGCAGGCGCGCTGAATTGGTCAGGCTGGGATAAAAACGGATGAAAGTATTCCGTGAAACCGGGTTTGATGGACCAGTCTTTAAAGGTGATGCCGGTTTTGTAAGTGGCTTTGCACTCTGCCATCCACTCGCTTTCTTCAACGCCGATCACATCCATAAAACTTTTTAGCGGCGGTGTTGAGCCTTCACCAACACCGATGATGCCGATGTCCGGTGACTCTACCAACGTAATCTCAAAACCTTTGTCTTGCCAATGGGTCGCCATTAAATTTGCCGTTATCCAACCAGCGGTACCGCCACCCAAAATCAATACGCGCTTGCCATTCATCACAACACCCATAACCACACCTTTTTCATCGCTGCTTTTTTTATAAAAAAACCGCCCGTCAAGTCGGCTCGACGGGCGGTTCTATTTGCCGCTGGAAATTCCCAGTGTTATTTCAGGCGATTAGAACTTGTAGTTCACACCAACATAGAACTGACGACCAAAGGTTTTGTATTCGCCCAAACGACCTTCTTGACCGTAAGACAATACAACCGGCTCATCGGTTACGTTAGTGATTTCAAACACTACATCCACACCATTATCGAACGCGTAGGAAGCTTGGTAATCCACTGTGGTATAGGGCTGACCAAGTACCGGTGTAGAGCTGCCAGGTACAGGCATATTCAACACATACTCATCGCGATAACGCACGTTGAGGTTGGTGCTGAATTGGCCGATATCCCAGAAGCCGGTCAAAGACCACACGTTTTCTGACAGGCCTGGCAGAGACAGTTTGTCCTGGAACAGTGAACCACCGGTAATTTCCATTTCACTCTGAGTGAAAGAATAGCTCGCGGTAGCGCCCAAGCCACCAAAAATACCGGGCAATGAATCAAAGGTGTAAGTACCGGCCAATTCCAGACCACGGATGTAACCGCCCTTCTCATTGTTCACTGCAGTTTGGTAAGTACCTGCCACCATACCGGCTGGAATTTCCAAACCATTCGCCTGGAAGATTGGCAATGTGTCTTCGGTAACAATCACATTACCGCTGCCATCCAATACCGGATTGCCATTGCTGTCGCGCTGGATAGCCGGATTGTAAGAAATATTTTCTACCAGACTTTCAATATCTTTCCAGAAACCGGCAACAGTCACTGCACCGCCATTATCAAAATAATGTTCGTAAGAAATATCAAATTGATTAGCGCGGAATGGGTCAAGATAAGGAGAACCTTTGGTCCATACGTTGTACTGGTTGCCACCGCGATCACCGCCGTTCCAGGAACCCGCACCGCCTTTTAATTGGCCTGCTGGTGGACGACCCATCACTTTCGCTGCCGCAACACGCAATACATCGTTATCGCTCAATTCAAAGTTCAGGTTCAAGCTTGGCAGCGTATCGCTAAACTCAGGGCCATATTCAACGTATTTGTAGTTGGTTTGGGTAACGCCCACATCATCGGTAATGGGTTCGCCGTTACCTGCACCAACATTTTGTACGCCTTTGGATTTCACATCGGATTTCACATAGCGCACACCGATATTACCGGTCACCGGAATGCTGCCCAATTCAGTTTCCAAATTGGCCATTAAATAAAATGCATCGGTTTGTTCTTCAAGCGCACCAGATTCAACAAATGTCCAATCGCGGCTGAATACTTGTTTGCCTTGGTAATTACCTGGGCCAAACAATTCATCAGCCAAACCTTGCATGTTCACCACAAAGTGATCAGGTGCACCATCGACTGAACCTACCGACACAAAGCCATCAATTTCTTGTGGAGTACAGGCAATAAATGGATCGGTGATGTTATCGGCGCAATAGGACTGCCAGTTACCGCTGCCATCTACATAACTGAATTGACCATCGCGTGCGCCGTACAGGAAAGTACCGCGTTGTGAATCAAATACACGCTCGGATACACGCACACCTGCCTCAAACGATTTGATCAGCGGCATTTCCACTTCTTGTTTCAAATCCGCTTTAAAGCTTTCCACTTCATCGGTGTACACGTGTGGATATTCTTCATAGCGAGACAAACGCATATTGCTGCTGGTCAGCAGGTTGGGATCGTTAAACGAAATGGTTGGGGTTTTCTCGCCATTTTCCACGATGGAAATAGTTTGGCCCGCAAGCTCTTCCCAAGTTGGTGCAGTAACGGTTGTGCCGTTCAGGTTGCCGGTCGCTGTACCGAATTGATACGCGTGCATAGAAACCAAACGGTCTTTACGGGTTTTATCACCTTTACTGTCGGTGTAATCCAATGTGAGCGTGGTGGTGTCGGTCAGTTGGAATTCCAAATTCAAACCGATGCTTTCAGAATCTGCATTGGTGGATTGGTCTTCGGTACGCGCTTCAATCCACGGAGAAGAATCGCCGGTGGTTTTGGGATCGCCAATGCTGATAACACCATTAGTGACCGATGCGTTTGACAGACCACCAACGGTTACACCGTGACGTTTGTCTTCTGATTCAAATTCGGATTTGAAGTAATCCAATTGCGCTTTGAATACATCGTTTGGTTGGAACACAGCGGTCAGCATATAGGCATCGCGCTGGTCGTCACCGTAACCGGTTTGGAATTGGTAAGCGCGGGCAAAATCAGAATTGGCAGAAGCGTAACCAATTTGGCCATCGGCCGCTGCGCGTGAACCGTCAAAATTGTTGGGCTGGGTCAGGCTGGAATAACCCAGTGCAACGCCCAAAGTGCTATCGAGGAATTTACCTTGATAGGACATGCTGTAACGCTCGCCATCGGCATCGCCAGTAGCATCGTCGTTGTGCGACAAACGTACGCCCGCGTTAAAGTTGTGATCTTTTGCTGCTTGCAGCGGGTTAACAGTTTTTAATTCAACCACCGCAGCAACACCACCTTCGATGTGCGATGCTTTTGGTGTTTTATAAACTGCTGCCTGGCTGATTAATTCAGCCGGGTATTGGTCGAATGACATCCAGCGCAAACTTTCAGTGTATGAACTGGTAGTCGCTTGTTCGCGGCCATTCAATGTGGTTTGAATAAAGTCGCCATTCATACCGCGAATATTTAATTGCGATGATTGGCCTGAATCGCGCACGGTGGTTACACCGGGAATGCGGCCCAGTGCATCGGCAATCGATACCTGTGGCAATGAACCTACGGCAGACGCATCAACTACGTCGGCAACGACGTCAGACTGACGTTTGGTATCGATAGAGTTCAACACCGTTGCGCGATAACCAGTAACGGTGACTTCTTCTACTTCAGAAGCAGCCTGTTGGGAATAAACGGTTTGTGAGCCCGCCACCATAGCCATGGTGGTAGCCAGAGCAAGCATGTGGTTGAACGATGGTTTTCTCATGATTTTTGTCTCTCCGCGGAGGTATAGCTTTTATTGTTAACATAATGCGTTAACGACGTTTCCTTCTGCGCAATAAGAAGAAACCTGCGCAATACAGAATGGTTTTGTCGTTGAAACGATAGTAGGCCTTAGCCCTTATCCCTCACAACCGAATGCATACGTATTCAAAAGACCGCATACGTATGCAATCACACAGATAACGCAACACTGGTTACCGGAAAACCTTCTGCTGTAGCCCTACTCCTCAAGGTGCAATAGGGTGTTTCACTTAAATCTAGTTGAAGACTAGCTGATTAATTATTTCAATCCAGCAATTTAAAAACCAAAAGTAAATAAAGAAAAAACTTACGATAATAATTAGCGATATAGAAAAGAATAAAGCGACAACAGAATGGGAGGTGCACAAGGAGTCATAAAACGAGATAAAAAATA belongs to Cellvibrio sp. pealriver and includes:
- a CDS encoding alpha-amylase family protein, producing the protein MKTKMMMGGLVLVLASCASTPQLNAEKKVDAQGKPVVYQIFTRLYGNTNTTNKPWGTLEENGVGKFNDINDAALQSLKQLGVSHVWYTGVPHHAVIRDYTAFGISNDDPDVVKGRAGSPYAVKDYYNVNPDLAVNPANRLQEFEALIARTHAQGMKVVIDIVPNHVARAYHSISKPAGVEDFGARDNTQVEHARDNNFYYVVGEPFNVPEALNNYRPLGGEAHPLSDGKFVENPAKWTGNGSRLAQPKFDDWYETVKINYGVRPDGSKDFPELPAAYAQKTVQAHYQFWQGKSVPDSWIKFRQIAEYWLAKGVDGFRFDMAEMVPVEFWSYLNSSIKHKNPDAFLLAEVYNPAEYRNYLQLGKMDYLYDKVEMYDSLKAIMQGKTGTSAIASVQAGMSDIEEHMLHFLENHDEQRIASPEFAGSAEKAKPAMVVSALISRSPTMLYFGQEVGEAGALESGFGDPSRTTIFDYAGVPAHQRFMNKGKFDAGQSTPAEKSLLQFYRELMTLSANESGFNGEYRELHSTNLANHSGYDEQVFAFARWNAAQQWLVVSNFSATEARTFNLQLTPELVSAWNLSGNALLQSRLGNNSTYKLVVRDGQAYVALRLAPLESLVLQLKN
- a CDS encoding glycoside hydrolase family 13 protein, translating into MMRLLPLLLLLCSLTAFAQSHTIHHLEPANWWVGMKYHQVELMVHGDNISATQPHIDYPGVKILSVVKTDNPNYVFVTIDIAANTKPGKFPIEFQLNGETQSRFEYALLAREKQSAQRQGFSAKDAIYLITPDRFANGNPANDAMPGLTEQPNRDYKGGRHGGDIAGMTQHLDYIASMGFTQIWPNPLTENNQPKYSYHGYAATNLYLIDARYGTNEDFKRFVQKAKQKGIGVIQDIVLNHIGSEHWWMKDLPASDWLNFQGAPEFTNHRRTTVQDPYADPRDKELFVNGWFVNSMPDLNQRNPQMANYLIQNSLWWIEYAGLSGVREDTYGYADEKFLSRWAKAIMDEYPQFNIVGEEWSTNPAVVAHWQRGKENKSGHVSHMPSVMDFPIHETLRHVLVEEESWDKGLVRLYEMLANDFVYADPFNLVVFPENHDTSRIYSVLNEDVDLFKTAMIYSATMRGIPQFYYGSEVLLTSPKERDDGAVRADMPGGWKGDSKNAFTGKGLTSKEKEAQQFMKTLLTWRKKSEVIHRGHLRHYAPENGVYVYVRYLNNKAVMVLLNKNKQDTTHSLAAYKEFLNGKKTMRDVLANKKIAVSDSLVLPAKTSLVLELQ
- a CDS encoding TonB-dependent receptor, coding for MKKPSFNHMFALATTMAMVAGSSTVYAQTQAQSAAAEKEVEEVVVTGFRQSVLNAIDAKRNSDTVIEAISADDIGGLPDVSIADSLSRLPGVTSVRTGGQASELNIRGMSGDFVFATMNGREQVSTSTGPIAGRKIEFDVYPSELISQAAVYKSPKASLIEGGVAGSIELTTVNPLNNTQDHSFNMGIRGSSNSRTSEVEDAIDLGHRFNASYQGKFADDTLGLAFGYAKLSAPSVANQYIGLQYNGRGNIDGDAGDEFISEGMEMQQRGGEEQRDSYLGTFVWAPSDTFTLKGDVFNTKADSEAFARGFRVKTLGSANSITNPIISDNSMIGGTVSGDGTTNFAVFTVNDNDSREAEVLSYGLNAEWKLDQWTVNADVSFSESDGDFQNGGTRALLYNDTSVVNPVRSPETITYKNNGLSPADFTANQNYTDLNRIALTEVGQWPFITHNEINAQKVDVKYEFESGFVTSVEAGIRNSSREYTGKRGQEGYGSEFGNHPSEFPIELTDDMVKVVKFGGDLKGMPNFLAIDFDEAVAAVEEARGRDWNPVANWANNWTMIQSGTVTEDVLAGYVMANFATEMGSTPVTGNLGVRVVESDQSSTGYLQIGAGAGEAIADERGVVSNDYVPNTLGQKYTDYLPSLNLNFQITEQDNIRFAAAKVMSRPPVSQLKSGAGSWIDGEDRFNAWGNTSPLLDPFYADQYDLSYEHYFADTEGAIVIALFRKDIESFIENITLRGVDFKELGFNVPDINPNTGNPLKPGGEYQTAYNNTKGGYIQGIELGYTQTFDFLPGIWSGLGVSSSYSYTESDVERINNLGGEEKDIGMPGLSPSNLSATLFYDYEGFSTRLNYRYREAFVANQVAVETQEVFYADESVVDYQASYEFDNGVELVFQVNNLTDEPSKTYFGTEAQTGSIQYFGRQYFFGVNYKM
- a CDS encoding tryptophan halogenase family protein, with the translated sequence MGVVMNGKRVLILGGGTAGWITANLMATHWQDKGFEITLVESPDIGIIGVGEGSTPPLKSFMDVIGVEESEWMAECKATYKTGITFKDWSIKPGFTEYFHPFLSQPDQFSAPAFFHNSHLRRNGVDLEGHPNHFFLATELARQKLAPIAPPNFPFEINYGYHFDSALLGKFLARVAARKGVKYIQATLQEVILADDGSIRSLKMRDGQELSADIYVDSTGFNSELLQKALQVPFISCAESLFNDSAVVFPTPQQDNIDVQTIATAMKYGWAWKIPLTHRNGNGYVYSARFCDKDKAETEFRAHLGLLDADIEARHLKFKVGRVSEQWHKNCLAVGLAQGFIEPLEATALDMVQETVARFIEAYNNGNYTDQFRQDFNNRINARFDAVRDYIVCHYRISSRTDTDYWIENGRNEKISNSLRAILTSWIQGKNITDELERQKLDAYFPNVSWSCLLAGKGIYPTQAQLKPGNELAHQYDVEKVHAYIRGCALNFRPHMEQLSLLEKAAVKAA
- a CDS encoding TonB-dependent receptor; the protein is MRKPSFNHMLALATTMAMVAGSQTVYSQQAASEVEEVTVTGYRATVLNSIDTKRQSDVVADVVDASAVGSLPQVSIADALGRIPGVTTVRDSGQSSQLNIRGMNGDFIQTTLNGREQATTSSYTESLRWMSFDQYPAELISQAAVYKTPKASHIEGGVAAVVELKTVNPLQAAKDHNFNAGVRLSHNDDATGDADGERYSMSYQGKFLDSTLGVALGYSSLTQPNNFDGSRAAADGQIGYASANSDFARAYQFQTGYGDDQRDAYMLTAVFQPNDVFKAQLDYFKSEFESEDKRHGVTVGGLSNASVTNGVISIGDPKTTGDSSPWIEARTEDQSTNADSESIGLNLEFQLTDTTTLTLDYTDSKGDKTRKDRLVSMHAYQFGTATGNLNGTTVTAPTWEELAGQTISIVENGEKTPTISFNDPNLLTSSNMRLSRYEEYPHVYTDEVESFKADLKQEVEMPLIKSFEAGVRVSERVFDSQRGTFLYGARDGQFSYVDGSGNWQSYCADNITDPFIACTPQEIDGFVSVGSVDGAPDHFVVNMQGLADELFGPGNYQGKQVFSRDWTFVESGALEEQTDAFYLMANLETELGSIPVTGNIGVRYVKSDVKSKGVQNVGAGNGEPITDDVGVTQTNYKYVEYGPEFSDTLPSLNLNFELSDNDVLRVAAAKVMGRPPAGQLKGGAGSWNGGDRGGNQYNVWTKGSPYLDPFRANQFDISYEHYFDNGGAVTVAGFWKDIESLVENISYNPAIQRDSNGNPVLDGSGNVIVTEDTLPIFQANGLEIPAGMVAGTYQTAVNNEKGGYIRGLELAGTYTFDSLPGIFGGLGATASYSFTQSEMEITGGSLFQDKLSLPGLSENVWSLTGFWDIGQFSTNLNVRYRDEYVLNMPVPGSSTPVLGQPYTTVDYQASYAFDNGVDVVFEITNVTDEPVVLSYGQEGRLGEYKTFGRQFYVGVNYKF